A stretch of the Plodia interpunctella isolate USDA-ARS_2022_Savannah chromosome Z, ilPloInte3.2, whole genome shotgun sequence genome encodes the following:
- the Fer2 gene encoding T-cell acute lymphocytic leukemia protein 1 homolog isoform X3 has product MSATRAQLADSSTSPPLSNPSRRIDYSGLKFAYDGSDDESPPLATELPSCVYAAARSRLQLPLAAYVHQHSRQLHPDVLLETATETEYQCGGSPYRVQRAAANVRERRRMLSINSAFDELRVHVPTFPYEKRLSKIDTLRLAIAYIALLREVLDADYDPLTYVEKCLRGEIKADRAHWNTSDLTARLSWINWENLGVNPQRRSVLTSLALSSDNMQYAHN; this is encoded by the exons atgtcTGCAACCAGAGCGCAGTTAGCAGATTCTTCAACATCGCCCCCACTGAg caACCCGAGTCGTCGTATCGACTACTCTGGGTTAAAATTCGCGTACGACGGATCGGACGACGAGAGTCCACCCCTGGCAACGGAGCTGCCTTCGTGCGTGTACGCCGCGGCGAGGAGCCGCTTGCAGCTCCCCCTGGCCGCCTACGTGCACCAACACAGCAGGCAGCTTCACCCAG ATGTGCTGCTAGAGACAGCAACGGAGACAGAGTACCAGTGCGGCGGATCCCCGTATCGCGTGCAGCGCGCCGCAGCCAACGTGCGCGAGCGCAGGCGCATGCTGAG TATAAACTCGGCGTTCGATGAACTGCGCGTCCACGTGCCCACTTTTCCCTACGAGAAACGCCTCAGCAAAATCGACACTCTCCGGCTCGCTATCGCCTATATTGCTCTGTTGAGGGAG GTATTGGATGCGGATTACGATCCGTTGACCTATGTAGAGAAATGTCTGCGAGGCGAAATCAAAGCTGATAGGGCGCACTGGAACACAAGTG ATCTGACGGCTCGTTTGTCGTGGATCAACTGGGAGAACCTGGGCGTGAACCCTCAGCGCCGCAGCGTCCTCACCTCACTGGCGCTCAGCTCCGACAACATGCAATATGCGCATAACTAA
- the Fer2 gene encoding T-cell acute lymphocytic leukemia protein 1 homolog isoform X2, translating into MSATRAQLADSSTSPPLSNPSRRIDYSGLKFAYDGSDDESPPLATELPSCVYAAARSRLQLPLAAYVHQHSRQLHPDVLLETATETEYQCGGSPYRVQRAAANVRERRRMLSSINSAFDELRVHVPTFPYEKRLSKIDTLRLAIAYIALLREVLDADYDPLTYVEKCLRGEIKADRAHWNTSDLTARLSWINWENLGVNPQRRSVLTSLALSSDNMQYAHN; encoded by the exons atgtcTGCAACCAGAGCGCAGTTAGCAGATTCTTCAACATCGCCCCCACTGAg caACCCGAGTCGTCGTATCGACTACTCTGGGTTAAAATTCGCGTACGACGGATCGGACGACGAGAGTCCACCCCTGGCAACGGAGCTGCCTTCGTGCGTGTACGCCGCGGCGAGGAGCCGCTTGCAGCTCCCCCTGGCCGCCTACGTGCACCAACACAGCAGGCAGCTTCACCCAG ATGTGCTGCTAGAGACAGCAACGGAGACAGAGTACCAGTGCGGCGGATCCCCGTATCGCGTGCAGCGCGCCGCAGCCAACGTGCGCGAGCGCAGGCGCATGCTGAG CAGTATAAACTCGGCGTTCGATGAACTGCGCGTCCACGTGCCCACTTTTCCCTACGAGAAACGCCTCAGCAAAATCGACACTCTCCGGCTCGCTATCGCCTATATTGCTCTGTTGAGGGAG GTATTGGATGCGGATTACGATCCGTTGACCTATGTAGAGAAATGTCTGCGAGGCGAAATCAAAGCTGATAGGGCGCACTGGAACACAAGTG ATCTGACGGCTCGTTTGTCGTGGATCAACTGGGAGAACCTGGGCGTGAACCCTCAGCGCCGCAGCGTCCTCACCTCACTGGCGCTCAGCTCCGACAACATGCAATATGCGCATAACTAA
- the Fer2 gene encoding T-cell acute lymphocytic leukemia protein 1 homolog isoform X1, translating to MSATRAQLADSSTSPPLSNPSRRIDYSGLKFAYDGSDDESPPLATELPSCVYAAARSRLQLPLAAYVHQHSRQLHPDVLLETATETEYQCGGSPYRVQRAAANVRERRRMLRSAPNGSINSAFDELRVHVPTFPYEKRLSKIDTLRLAIAYIALLREVLDADYDPLTYVEKCLRGEIKADRAHWNTSDLTARLSWINWENLGVNPQRRSVLTSLALSSDNMQYAHN from the exons atgtcTGCAACCAGAGCGCAGTTAGCAGATTCTTCAACATCGCCCCCACTGAg caACCCGAGTCGTCGTATCGACTACTCTGGGTTAAAATTCGCGTACGACGGATCGGACGACGAGAGTCCACCCCTGGCAACGGAGCTGCCTTCGTGCGTGTACGCCGCGGCGAGGAGCCGCTTGCAGCTCCCCCTGGCCGCCTACGTGCACCAACACAGCAGGCAGCTTCACCCAG ATGTGCTGCTAGAGACAGCAACGGAGACAGAGTACCAGTGCGGCGGATCCCCGTATCGCGTGCAGCGCGCCGCAGCCAACGTGCGCGAGCGCAGGCGCATGCTGAGGTCCGCCCCCAATGG CAGTATAAACTCGGCGTTCGATGAACTGCGCGTCCACGTGCCCACTTTTCCCTACGAGAAACGCCTCAGCAAAATCGACACTCTCCGGCTCGCTATCGCCTATATTGCTCTGTTGAGGGAG GTATTGGATGCGGATTACGATCCGTTGACCTATGTAGAGAAATGTCTGCGAGGCGAAATCAAAGCTGATAGGGCGCACTGGAACACAAGTG ATCTGACGGCTCGTTTGTCGTGGATCAACTGGGAGAACCTGGGCGTGAACCCTCAGCGCCGCAGCGTCCTCACCTCACTGGCGCTCAGCTCCGACAACATGCAATATGCGCATAACTAA